One Azospirillum sp. B510 genomic window carries:
- a CDS encoding class I SAM-dependent methyltransferase has translation MSIDDLRAQYEAYPYPARNPADESKRLITGSPSHLDELVQHVFGGRIDHSKPLRVLVAGGGTGDGAVMLAQQMADAGNPGRITYIDLSDASRAIAEARAKARGLSNIVFRRGSLLELGEVTAEAGPFDYIDCCGVLHHLDDPAAGLRSLAGALAPGGGIGLMVYAPYGRTGVYPMQEALRGMTEGLPPAEKVALARRLIQALPPTNWLLNNPHISDHRLADANLYDLLLHSCDRPYGVPQLAELADSAGLAIATLIDPLRYEPSLWVKDARVLKRLEGMGMLERAAWTERVTGAFTKHIAYLLRPTDVDAARIQPDGPDIVPILRDIDGPAVAKAVPPGGGLEFDLMGGVVALPLPRLAGPILSRIDGGTNLGALHAAIEPTAKVTWEQFLTQFRQLFDALGGLGKMHLRRG, from the coding sequence ATGAGCATCGACGACCTGCGCGCCCAGTACGAAGCCTATCCCTACCCGGCGCGCAACCCGGCCGACGAGTCCAAGCGCCTGATCACCGGCTCGCCCAGCCATCTGGACGAGTTGGTCCAGCATGTCTTCGGCGGCCGGATCGACCATTCCAAGCCGCTGCGCGTGCTGGTGGCCGGCGGCGGCACGGGGGACGGCGCCGTCATGCTGGCGCAGCAGATGGCCGATGCCGGCAATCCCGGCCGCATCACCTACATCGACCTGTCCGACGCCAGCCGCGCCATCGCCGAGGCGCGGGCCAAGGCGCGCGGCCTGAGCAACATCGTTTTCCGCCGCGGCTCGCTGTTGGAGCTGGGCGAGGTCACGGCCGAAGCCGGGCCGTTCGACTACATCGACTGCTGCGGCGTGCTGCACCATCTCGACGACCCGGCGGCCGGCCTGCGCTCGCTGGCCGGCGCGCTGGCGCCCGGCGGCGGCATCGGCCTCATGGTCTACGCCCCCTATGGCCGCACCGGCGTCTATCCGATGCAGGAGGCGCTGCGCGGCATGACCGAGGGGCTGCCGCCGGCCGAGAAGGTGGCGCTGGCCCGCCGGCTGATCCAGGCGTTGCCGCCGACCAACTGGCTGCTGAACAACCCGCACATCAGCGACCACCGGCTGGCCGACGCCAACCTCTACGACCTGCTGCTGCACAGTTGCGACCGCCCCTACGGCGTGCCGCAGCTCGCGGAGCTGGCGGACAGCGCCGGCCTCGCCATCGCGACGCTGATCGACCCGCTGCGCTACGAGCCGTCGCTGTGGGTCAAGGACGCCCGCGTTCTGAAGCGGCTGGAGGGCATGGGCATGCTGGAACGCGCCGCCTGGACCGAGCGCGTCACCGGCGCCTTCACCAAGCACATCGCCTATCTGCTGCGTCCCACCGATGTCGACGCCGCCCGCATCCAGCCGGACGGGCCCGACATTGTGCCGATCCTGCGTGACATCGACGGCCCGGCGGTGGCGAAGGCGGTGCCGCCCGGCGGCGGCCTGGAGTTCGACCTGATGGGCGGCGTGGTCGCGCTGCCCCTGCCGCGGCTGGCCGGGCCGATCCTGTCGCGGATCGACGGCGGGACCAACCTGGGCGCCCTGCACGCCGCCATCGAGCCGACCGCCAAGGTGACCTGGGAGCAGTTCCTCACCCAATTCCGCCAACTGTTCGACGCGTTGGGCGGCCTGGGCAAGATGCATCTGCGCCGGGGCTGA